Within the Marinobacter sp. SS13-12 genome, the region CCAGCGTACTGGCGGCGGATACGGTATTGCTCACCTGGGAAGCGCCGGTAACACGAACCGACGGCAGCGATCTTTCCCCTGAAGAAATTGATTATTACGAGTTGAAATATTCGATAACAGAAGGCGAAGGTAACACTGGAATAATTTCAGATAACGGGTCATCCGGCTTCGTTATTTACGGACCGGACGCGAGCACTTCGACCGTAACAGACGGGTATGTAGGCGAAAATTATGTGGCGATGCCTTCAGGAACAGGAGATAGCTATGCGAGCTGGTCGGTTAATGATATTTCGCCAGGGACTGAGTACCGGTTGTCAGCCAACTGGACGTCGTATAGCAACCGTGCAACGAACGCCACGTATCACGTCCAGTATGAAACGGTGAATGGTAACCTTGATGAAAGACAGTTCACTGTAGACCAGACCTCAGGTGGCGGCACATGGCAGGAGCTGGGTTCATTCATCCCAGGCTCTAGCCAGCTAACCGTTGTATTGGCGAATGACGCGGATGGCTACGTCATTGCAGATGCCATAAGGCTGGAGCCGGCCACGAAAGTTGTAGAGCCGATCAGAATAGAGTCTGATAAGACGCGATCCTATGTCGTTAGAGATCTGCCGGTAGGTGAATGGCAGTTTCAGATACGCGCTGTGGACACAGAGGGGCTTGCGAGTGATTATACTGAGCCTCAAGTTTCTTTAATTGAATAGTGTTGGCCTGTCCCGTGTTCAGACAAGGCCGCAGATTCCCTGTAAAAAGCGTTAAGGAGCGACGTAAGTGGCCTTGGTTTACTTTGACAAATTCATGGAGAGAACTGGTGTTGGGAATTTTGGCGATGACATAAACCCTGTTCTGATGGGCAGGTTTTTTAATAGGAATATTTTGTCATCCGAGGAGATAGCACTGTTCGGTATAGGAACGATACTGAACGACAACAACATAAAAAGTAATAATCACTATGCCAGAAAGGTGATTTTTAGCTCCGGCGTAGGGTACGGGAAACTTGAAACAACACTTGATGACACTTGGGATATTGCTTGTGTCAGGGGCCCGGGGTCGGCGAGGGCGCTTGGTATTGGGTTGGATAAAGCGATAGCCGATGGGGCAGTCTTGCTTTCAGAGATGTATAGCAAGCCCGCGAAAAAGTGCACAAGAGCGGTGTTTATCCCTCACGTCAATTCCCATCTTTCAACAGGACGACTGCTGGCAGCAATAGCCGATAAACTCGATATGGATTACTTGACCCCGAGTTGTAATGCTGATGAGTTTATCCGTACTGTGGCAAGTGCCCCTTTCGTTGTCACGGAGGCGATGCACGGGGCAATTCTTGCAGATACGATGCGGGTTCCCTGGATTCCCGTAAGTCTGCATGAATTCCATGAGTTTAAATGGCGTGACTGGATGGACTCTGTGGGACTAAAAGGAAAACCGGTTCACTCCCTGTCGCCAAAATGCTGGGATGCAAGGGAAGGGAGCCAACCAGCTTCGTTTGTGCATCGGTTATATAAAAGCGGTAAGGGGAAGGTTCTCAAACATAATATCAGACAGGTGATTGCAACGCAGGAACCGCTCCTTAGTCAGCTGGATATCATCGATTCAAAAAAACAGGCACTTTTAGAAGTCGTGAATGACATCAATAGGGCCTATTCACGGATATAGTCTCGGAGTTGCATGCGGCCAAAATATACTCAGAGACCTCAGTGCCACTATCCAGCTCCCGGATTTCCCGGGAGTAGCGATCCATAGTTTCCTTTATTGCATTGTCGTGCAGGATGTCACTGAGAAATCTGGATACTTGCTCAACAGAAAAGTGATTTTTATTAATAACCCTCCCTGCGCCCAAGGTTTCGACAACCCAGGCATTGTAGGGCTGGTCCCATATCTGGGGGATACACAGCAGCGGTTTTGCGAACCAGAATGCCTCCTGCACTGCTCCAGACCCTGCATGTGAAACAAATCCACGTATGCGCTGGTCTGCCAGTAATGTTGGTTGGGGGCCCCAGGATATCCATCGTATGTCTGGATCGCTCTTGAAACTTGTCGGCACGGGATCGGTCCGAGAAACCCAGAGAATTCTGCAGTGGTTTTCTTTTGCTCCCCTGATCAGGCAGTGTGAAAGCTTGTTGGTTATGGTGACCATGGATCCAAGGCTCACCAGAATGACGGGTTTTTTTGGCTGCATTTCCAGCCAGGCCTGATCTTCGTTCGATATGTTGCCAGCCACCAGGGGAGGAAGAGGGCCAAATGCTTGAATACCGCCACACACAGTAATTTTTGGTTGGAGATGACGACTCTCAACCGTTGCCATGCCGGTTGTAAAGATCTGTTTGGGCTTGCCTGAAAGCTTTCCTCTTTTGATGATTTCGTCCCACTTCCGATTTATATCGATTTTCATTTCCTGCGTCGAACGGTGGGCTTCTTTGTTCAGCTTAGAATTGGCTGCGTGTGAGAGCTTCCCAATAATTTTAGACAATACTGGTATTGATTTGCTGGCCAGAAGTGACGGCCGCTTAGCGTAGGGCTGTGGATTCTGACACTGCTGATTTGACCCGGATGCCCGGTGCATAAGAACTGGGATACCTAATTGAACACCCAGGTCATGTATTGCTGCGCCTAACAAGTGTTCGTCAGCGATGATCAGATCTGGTTTGTGTTGTTGAAATTTATCTTTGAGCAAGGGCAAAAAGGATAAGCCTTTATATTGAATCGGCTGGAAATAGTGTGACTCAAAATACCTATTGAAATAGAGTTTTCTGTAGAGCGGGCTTGTATGGGAAATCCTTTTCAGAAGAGAGGAGGCGTTGGCCGGCAGAACAGGGGGGAGCAATTCATACTCGAAGCCTTGGGTGGCAGGCAGGCTTTTGCCTTCTTCCGGCACAATGAAACGGCACTCAATATCATCGGTTGTCAGAGCCGAAGCAATGCGCAATAGGGGGATGACGTGCCCGGCGTCAGGTATCAGTGACACAAAAGTAATGCGCATTTCCCAAAGTCCTTTTCGTTTATCACATACTTGGCTGTTTCGCGAATTATCCGGAGTCGAGTCTATACCGAAACTTAAAATCAGCAAAACGTTGCACTGGGTTTACAGGTGGTGTCGAAAAACTTTACGCCCAATGGGCGTTAGGGAACTTTGGTGTTTATAACACTATGAAAAATAACGATTAAAAAGCACTGGCATGGATATGGCTTATAGTCGGAAGTGTTTTTCGCAGTAACCATAATGAAGAAGGATCTACCATGAATAAGATGTCGATGTTGGGAGGAGTGTTCGCTGCTTCATTAGTTGCACCTGCCTTTGCAATGCCGGTGATATCCGTCGATAGCGTGTCTGGTGTTTGGTCAGACGCTGTTGGTGGCACCAACGTAAATTACATTGACGGCGGCCAGGAAGTACGTTGGGGCGGCGGTCAACCAACACAAAGTGGCTACCGTTTTGATGGTTCCGCACCTGCTGCCTTTGATGTGGACATAAACGAAGAGTTCGATTTGGGCGATTTCACCCATTTTAACTATCAGATCAACGCTGGCACGGGCGTCGACAGTGTTTTGCTGAGTATTTCAATGGCCATCTCAGTAGATGGCAACCCGTATGCTACGCCTCTTTCGTTTACCTTCCTGCATGAGGAAACCCCGAACTCTGGTAACGGGTGCTGTGACGATATCGTATCCTTCGAAAGCCTGGTGTCATCAGAGACTTTCGAGGTTGATGGAGCGCTGTATACGCTCGACCTCAGAGGGTTCAGCCAGGAGGGCGGCCCCACCATGGAAGAGTTGATTACATCTGAGGGAGCCGACAACGTGGCTCAACTCAGAGGTGTATTCACCAAGGTTCCTGAGCCCGGCACTCTTGCCCTGCTCGGTCTGGGCCTTGCCGGACTGGGACTTTCGCGTCGCCGCAAGTCCTGATTCCGATAGAGACCACCTACAGAGATTGTAGTGGCCTTTAAAATAAAAACCCGGCGCTCATATGAACGCCGGGTTTTTTGTTGTGCCGGGTGAATATCAGCGTTGGACGTCCTCAAGAAATCGTTCGAACGTGGCTCTCTGGCTCGAACAGTCAGGTTTTTTCTCGCCTTCACTTACGCCTTCACACCGTCCGGCAAGTGCCCACAGGGCGCCGCGGGCGTCGCCCTGCAGTTTGTTGAGAGCGCCTTTGATCTTCACTTCAATCCTGGAGTTGGTCAACTCCTCGCCTATCTGATACCAGGACCATAGGATAACGTAGGAGCTATCGGTGTTCTTCTGTATGACCGTCTCGGTGAGGGTGTCAGGGCTTCCAGAACCGCTACTATTCAGTGTTCGGGACGTTTTGGAGACAAGCTTCCATTCCTTTTGGTCGAACAGCTGGTTTCGGTAGCCGATCAGTTCCTTGTTCTGCGCCTGACGGCGATACCCTGTGATTTGCAGTTGTACCTGCTTCAGGTCATCGGAAACATACGTTCCGCTGAGATCGATGTCCGGTTTTGCAAAATCGGGTTGCCATATATTTGCGTGTCTCAGGGGGCCGCTCCAGTCAGAGTCTGGCGTAGGCAGTCCCGGCGCCCATGAGCTGGCCATGCGCTCTGTTCTGGCATCAAGGGCGGCCGGCAGAAGCGGTGGCAACAGGAGGAGGAGTGACGCTGCCAGGGGCCATTTGATGGACGGGTACTTTGCGTGCGCCTGCCCGGTTTCGGGTTTGTGGTTGCTGGATGTGTTCTCGCTGTCAGAAGCGGGCTGTTCCAGTTTGCCTGAAATAAAGAATAGCGGCACCAGCGTCACAATGACGAAGATAACCCATCCGAAGAGCTCATGGTCCTCAATCAGTGAGGTTTCCATGTCGGTGTAGTGCCCTGCCGCTATGATTCCAAAGACTCGTATCCAGTTCGCCACCATGGACAATAAGCCGGCAATGACAATCAACAGGGCAATGCGGGTATTCGAACGGTAATAGAGCTGGCCATAGAAAGCAGCGAGAAAAAGCGCAACCATCAGGTACCGCACACCACTGCAACCGTTTTCAACCAGGAAGGTCCCGACATCCAGAATGATGTAAAACTCGTGGATGGTGGCTGGAATATCAAATGCCTGAAGCAGGATTGTGTTAAAGAAAACGGTGATGTGTTGGAGGAGGGGCGAGAAGTCGTCCCATATAGGTACCGCGAAAATCAGCAGCAGAATTGGCCCGCCTGCGGTGGTTACGAATCCCTTTCCCCATATAGACCAACCCCAGAACAGGATGATCATTGGCGCCAGCATCAAACGGAACACTCTGATGTCTGCCGCCTGGGAGAGGATCAGCGTGGCAGTGGCGCCAGCCAGTAAAAACAACCCCAGGGGGGAGCCGGTGACCTTCAGGTCGGCGAGGGTCTTTCTTCTCTGGTACAGAAGAAAGAAAACGCCACCCAGCACCAAAAACCCGTGGTTGTAGACGATTGAGTCATACCACAGGTGAACAAATGACTGCCATTCAGCCCATAGTCCAACCGTCAGCAGCGGAATTGATGCCAACCAGAGATAACGCATTGTTAAAGCTCGATCCATCAGCCCTGGTCACCAAATTTTTCCAGAATACGTTGCGCATCCGCATTCCTGCCCACAGCGCGGTAGGCCTCTGCGAGGTGAAGAGCGATTTCTTCTGAGTCGGGCTGAAGCTCGTGGGCCTTTTTAAGGATGGGCAGGCTTTCTTCAGATTTGCCGGCTTTCAGCATGATCCATCCATAAGTATCCACGATGGCCGCACTCTCTGGAGCAAGGTCGTAGGCTTTTTTGGCCATGGATACCGCCCGCTCATCCCCCGTTTCGTGATACAGCCAGGCGAGGTTGTTCAGTACAACGGTATTCTCGGGCATTGAGTCGAGTATTTTCTCGTAATTGGCTTTGGCTTTATCCTTTTCGCCCTCGGACTGCTGGAGCAGGGCGAGCCTCAGGCGTAGCTGCACGTTACCAGGGTAGCTATCAACGCCTGATTCGAGAAGTGAGAGAGCGTCGTCTTCCTTGCCAATGGCCTGCAGGACTGCAGCGTAGGCATTGATAATGCCGGCACTGGACTGTTTGTCCATTGCCAGTTGATAGAACTCGGCCGCCTGTTGGTATTCGCCCAGGCTTTCAAAATAGCGTGCCTCTATCAGGTAAGGCCTTGGAGAATCCGGATGCTGTTGTTTCGCTTCCTGGAGAATGCTTCGGGCTTCATCAGTGTCCTCCGCAATGAATGCCTGTTGAGCTGCCTGCAGGGAAATCTCTTCGTTCTCAGGAAAAAGCGCTCTGGCTCGGTTCAGAATCACTGTGGCCCGGTCAGCCTCTCCCGTTTCTCTGATTCTCGCCGCCATTGTGTTGTAGATGTTCGCGACAAGAGGTGCGGCCCGCGATGGCGTATTTTCCTCGTCACGCTCAAGTAACGAGGCGGTGAGATCGTCCGCTTCCTGGGTTTTACCCTCGCGTAATGCCAGTTCCAGAAGGATGAGGCGTGGGCCAGTTGCATCGGGGTTGTTTTCAAGCACTTCCCGCATGAAGCGTTCAGTTTCTTCCTGATCCAGAACCGCGGTGAGCCCTTGAAGAGCCTGTCGGCTGTCTGGCGCCAGTTCGACTGCTCTGCGGAATTGCTTCTGCGCCTCGTCGAGATTTTCCTGACTGAGCGCTAATCTGCCCAGGGCGATGATCGGGCCCAGCGCCTCAGGGTGTTTGTTGAGCGCTTGCGTGAAGTATTTGCGCGCTTCCTCCATGTTGTTTTCGCTTGCAGACAGGTTTCCACGAATCACCAGGGCGTCGACGTTGTCCGGCTCATCCTTGATCCACTGTGATGCTGTATTCACGGCTGCTGACATGTCCCCGGAGCTTGCCTGGGTCTGAATCAGAAGCGTTCTGGCCTGATCGAGGTCAGGCGCCTTGTTACGTACCTGAGTTATCAGGTCGATTGCTCGTGAATGTTCTCCCTTCCGATTCAGATAGGCGGCGTATCGTAACCGCAACTGGTGATTATCGGGGTTGAGTTCCAGGGCTTTTTCCATGAGCGCTTCGCCGGTCTCGGCATCGCCACTGGCAAGTGACGCTATTGCCACTAAAGCGAGCGTTTCCGGGTCTGAGTCTTTGTCTTCCAGGGTATCGAGTATGTCCTGTGCGCCCTGGGGGTTGCGCATTTGAAGGCGTGTGGCCGCCAATAATTTGCCCGCAACCTCCGAGTCGCCCATTTCTGCAACCGGGGCCAGCAGCTTTTCGGCCTCCTCAACACGGCCCTGCCTGAAACGCACAAGGCCCAGCATCAAGGCACTTTGCTCATGACTGGGGGCCTGCGCGAGAACTTCCTCCAGGTAACGCGCTGCTGTGTTGAGGTCGCCTTCTTCCATGGCTTCCTGGGCGGCCACCAGGTTACTTTTGATGGTGCCGGGAGCAGACTTGGCCAGTATCTCTTCATAGACAAAGGCTTCGGATTGCTTTCCCTGGGCTCTCAATACCCGGATAAGAGCAGAGATCGTGGTGTATTTGCGCTGGGTCATGACATCGTACTGGCCAATGTCCTCGAGCGCCCTGATGTAGCTGTCTTCCGCCTTCGACCACTCTTTTTCAGCGTGAGCCATCTGAGCTTTCCATAGCCAAAGTTCGGTATGCTCACCGTTGATCTCTTCTGCTTCCGCCACCAGCTCAAGCGCTTTTTCCTTTTCACCCTTGGCGAACGCAGTCTTTGACAGGCCAATTACCGATTCAACCGCACCTGGGTCGATCTCTCTGGCTTTTTCAAACGCGGCATTGGCCTCTTCGAGGCGATCTGATGCCAGATAGATTTCGCCCTCGAGTAACGCAGCCCTGGTTTCTACTGGCCGGTCGGGAGAGGTAATACCTTCCAGTTCAGCCAATGCCTGCCCATACTCGCCTTGCATGAGGCTTGCTTCGGCCAGGATGAGGCTGGCGCGGTTTTTGACCTCGGCACTGAGTTCCTCTTCAGGGATTTGCTCCATGACCCAGTCAAGCTGCCTTTCCGCATTGACCGCATCGCCGGCCTTCAGCAGGTTGTCGATGATCAGAAAATAGGGTTCAAGTTTCTCAGGCTGCAACTCGATCGCACTACGCGCCTCCAGCGTACTGGCCTTGAGCTCACCCTGGCGCTGGAAAAAGCGTGACTGGTCAAGGTGGCTGATATACTGGATTTCTTCCTGGCTCATTTCATTGCCGTTCTCTCCGCCGCAACCGGCGAGAGTCAGCGAGATGGCAACTGAAAGAAGGGTGGCACGTACTGCTAAAACTGGTTTCATGGCCCTGTTCCTTTCCTTTCTGGGTATTGTTATGGATTCCCTGCCTGCATTTCAGGCGCTTGGCGATTCAGCGGATGTCTCTATATGGTACTTGTCCGTCAGGTTGTAGAGTGTTGGCCGGGTTACGCCCAGCAGGCGCGAGGCCTGTGCCATATTGAAGCTGCAGGACTGCAGCGCCTGTAAAATTGCCGCACGCTCAGCGTTTTCACGCACCTGCCGCAGGTTGAGCTGGCTCTCGGGGCCTTCCTCGTCGCAGTTGAGCTGCAAATCGGCGGCGGTGACCCGTTTGCCATCCGCCATGATGGTGGCTCGTTTTACCTTGTTGATCATTTCCCTCACGTTGCCAGGCCAGGCGTAGCTCTTGATGCCCTTGATGGCATCTTCGGTAAAGGCGAGGTTGGGGCGGTCCATCTGTTTGCCCAGCGATTTCAACAACGATTGCGCGATGACCAGGGCGTCTCCTTCCCGCTCCCGGAGCGCCGGAACGTCCAGCGTAATCTCGCTGATACGGTAGTAAAGATCTTCGCGGAAAGTGCCCTGGGTAATGAGTTCATGAACGTCGCGGTGGGTGGCGCATACCACGCGCACGTCTACCGGAACCGGCTTCACCGAGCCCACCCGGTCTACTACCCGTTCCTGCAGGAAGCGCAGCAGCTTGGCCTGGAGGGCCATGGGCATGTCGCCGATTTCATCCAGAAACAGGGTGCCGCCGTTGGCGTTCTCGATCTTGCCTTTTTTGCTCTGGGTTGCGCCGGTGAAGGAGCCTTTCTCAAAGCCGAACAGTTCGCTTTCCAGAAGGTTCTCTGGAATGGCGGCGCAGTTGATTGCCGCAAAGGGATTGTCTGCCCGATGGCTCAGGTCATGGAGGGCGCGTGCGAGCAGTTCCTTGCCGGTACCGGTTTCGCCGGTAATCAGGGTGGTCACGTCGGTGGGGGCAACTTTTTCCAGGGTACGGCAGATGGAGAGCATTTGTGGGCTGGCAGCGACAATGCCCTTGATACTGGTGCCGTTACGCTGGCGTGAAAGCTCGCGGTTGTCACGCTCCAGTTCTGCTAACCGGAATGCGCGGTTGACCACAAAGGTAAGAATGTCGGCATCCAGGGGTTTCTGGTAGAAATCGCTGGCGCCCATGCCGATGGCCTTGACGGCGTTTTCCTTGTCCTCACGACCGGTCACCACGATGATCTTGGTCATGGGGGCCAGTCGCAGGACTTCTTCCAGCAACAGGAAGCCTTCGGACGCTCCGCCAGGATCGGGGGGCAGGCCCAGATCCAGGGTGATTACGTCTGGCTCAGTTCGTCGCAGGGCCGCTAGTGCAGACTCCCGGTCAGCGGCAACGGTCACTTCCAGGTCCGCGCTGAAACACCAGCGCATCTGGCTTTGCAGACCCGGATCGTCCTCTACGATTAAAAGTCGTCTACTCACAACGGCTACAAATCCTTTTTTGTATTGTGATGGTCTTGCGGTGAATCCTCTCACCCTGATTTTTAACCGAATATTGACGCTTTGCAATGATAGTGTTCGGTTGATTTCAATTGCGCCATTTATTTGGCATTTTGCTTTGGCGCTGTCTCGCCGGTAAACGTTTGTTCTGGCGCGATTTCGTCAGGCGCCTGTTCCTCAACAGGCCTGGCGAGAGGGAATCGGATTGAAAAACACGAGCCCAACCCGGGTTCGCTGGTGACGTCGATATTGCCCCCTACGTTACGCACATATTCCCGGGCCTGATAGGCACCAATGCCCATGCCGGTCAGCCCCTTGGTGCTCTCAAAGGGCTTGAATAGCTGGGCCTGGATGAAATCTTCGGTCATGCCGGCCCCGGTATCCTGAATAAACAGTACCACACTGCCGCTGGCAGTTTTCAGGGTCAGGGTTATCTCACCGTCTGGTGGTGTGGCGTCCTGGGCATTCTGTATCAGGTGTCCGAGGATGCTACAGAGTTGGTCCCGGTCGGCATTGATATGGATTTTCCCGGGGTCGCCGGCAACCCGAGGTGCTGGCTGGCGACGGGAATAGTGCTCCGCAAGGTGGGTAACCACCTCGCGAAGCTCTACTTCTTCGGTCACCATCGTGTCGTCGGCCGGCTTACGGATATGGTCCACAAGGTTGGACATTTTGCGAACGGCGTGGTCGGTGGTGTTGATCATGTCGTCAATAAAGGCCGGATTTTCCCGGTGCCTGGGGGCATTCTTCACCAGTAAAGACAATTGTGCAATCAGCGTTTTCAGGTCATGCACCATAAAGGCGGACGCCTTGCTCACGGCCTCGAACTGCATGGCTCGTGAGAGTCGGTTCTGGGCATCTGCCTGGGCCAGCAGGTTACAGGTTTGCCGGGCCACAACCTTGATCAGGTCGAAGTTTTCCCAGTTCAGCTCCACCCGGGCGTAGGGATTGCCGATCATGGCAATGCCGTACAGGTCGTTGCTGAGGTACAGGGGAATAATCAGCCAACCGTCGGATATTTTCGAGATTGAATCGGGTATTTCCAGCAGGTTGTAGGCTACCGGATCCCTCTGGTATTCGTGCAGGTCAATAATCCACTCACGTTCTCCGAAAAACCGCACCAGTTCCGAGTTGGCGTCAATGGAGGTGTATTTCGGGGTTACCAGGTTTACAGCGGTTTTGAGCAGATAGTCCCCGTGGTCTTCCCGTATCCACAGGGCACCGGCGTTGCTTTCCACCAGGCCGGTGAGGATACGGATCACCCGTTCAGGCAGTGGCGGGTTTTCGCTGAGGTCGGCCATCTCCCGGGTCATTTTCAGCCATTCTTCCCGGTAATCGTACTTGTAGTCGAAGAAGTTCTGGCTGATGAATACCATCAGCCGGGATCTGACGCGCCGCGAGGTCAGTAAGGTGGCGAGAAACATCAGGGCAATGGTGAGGAACAGCACCTGGAGGGCCTCGCCCCAGTCGCCGCCCAGCGTTTTAACGTAGTAGCCACCCAGCGCCAGGAAGAGCAGGTAGGCACCGGCCAGCAGCAGGGTGCCGGCGTGGAATACGGCGGACCGGGAGAGCTGGAAATCCACCGGCTGTTTCCGGGTGTTGATAACGTTGACGGCAAACAGGGGGACCAGCGCGGCGTTGACCAGCCCCCGGGCATTCCAGAAGGAGTCCGCCACCTGGCCGAACAGCAGCGCGTCGGCATACATGAAAAAGTCGAAGGCGAACAGGGTGGCTACCGCGATGCAGACATACTTCATGCTCGAGCGGCCAAACGACAGCGAGTTGCGCCAGATCTGTTCAACCAGCGACAGACCCAGCAGGGAGAGGGCGATCTGGCCCACCACCTTGGTTTTACCGTCGAGAATGGTGAGTCCGAAGGTGTATTCCATAAGCCCGGAACCCAGGAGCAGGACTACCAGGGTTACTGTGGCCGTTGCCAGAATACGGCGCAGACGGCCCACCAGGTTGGCGCTGCGGAAGGAGTCCCGTAGCAGGGCGAAAAGCACCGTGATCCAGGCTGCGTCCCGCAACAGTTCCAGCATGTAGCGGATGAAAAATCCGGGTTCACCCCAGAGGCTCTGGGTAATCAGCGAGCCGGCCCAGATCATGGTCACCAGGGAAGCCAGCAGCAACGAGCGGTCGATATCCCGCCGAAGGTATCGTGTGGCAATAACCGCGGCAAGCAGCCCATAGGCTATGGCTGCCGTGGCATGACTGATCAGGCTGAAATCGTCCAACATGGCTCGCGTCCTGCGTTATGCGCCATTACTTACACCGGTTTTTTATTCTCGCGGTAAAACCGGAATATTTCTTTCAGCGGCCGCTTGGGGGTGAAATTGAACTCCCGGGCGAACGCTCTGCCGTCAATCACGACAGGATACTTGAAAAAGTGCATCAGATACGAAGGAAAACTTCGCAGGTTCAGGGTGCGGAGTATCAGTCTCGGCAATATGGGTGGAATGGACGGTATCGGGATTCGCTTGCAGCCGCAAAGTTTCAGAGCGTGCTGATAGGCCACCCAGTCTTCCGGCGCCACATTGAATATGCCTCGCTGGGGCTTGTTGTAGGCCAGCACAATGGCATCGGCCATATCGTCGATATGGATAAACTGCATCATCGGTGAAAAGCCGGCCAGTACGGGCGCCCGTTCCATGCCCAGCAGGGTGCTGATGGAGTTGCGTACACCGGGGCCGACGATGTTGCAGGGCCGAAGAATGGTGATGTTCAGGTCCGGGTAGCGCCAGAGGTAGATGTTGGCAAGGTTTTCCAGTTCTACGGAATCGA harbors:
- the prsK gene encoding XrtA/PEP-CTERM system histidine kinase PrsK, translating into MLDDFSLISHATAAIAYGLLAAVIATRYLRRDIDRSLLLASLVTMIWAGSLITQSLWGEPGFFIRYMLELLRDAAWITVLFALLRDSFRSANLVGRLRRILATATVTLVVLLLGSGLMEYTFGLTILDGKTKVVGQIALSLLGLSLVEQIWRNSLSFGRSSMKYVCIAVATLFAFDFFMYADALLFGQVADSFWNARGLVNAALVPLFAVNVINTRKQPVDFQLSRSAVFHAGTLLLAGAYLLFLALGGYYVKTLGGDWGEALQVLFLTIALMFLATLLTSRRVRSRLMVFISQNFFDYKYDYREEWLKMTREMADLSENPPLPERVIRILTGLVESNAGALWIREDHGDYLLKTAVNLVTPKYTSIDANSELVRFFGEREWIIDLHEYQRDPVAYNLLEIPDSISKISDGWLIIPLYLSNDLYGIAMIGNPYARVELNWENFDLIKVVARQTCNLLAQADAQNRLSRAMQFEAVSKASAFMVHDLKTLIAQLSLLVKNAPRHRENPAFIDDMINTTDHAVRKMSNLVDHIRKPADDTMVTEEVELREVVTHLAEHYSRRQPAPRVAGDPGKIHINADRDQLCSILGHLIQNAQDATPPDGEITLTLKTASGSVVLFIQDTGAGMTEDFIQAQLFKPFESTKGLTGMGIGAYQAREYVRNVGGNIDVTSEPGLGSCFSIRFPLARPVEEQAPDEIAPEQTFTGETAPKQNAK
- a CDS encoding SDR family oxidoreductase, with the translated sequence MDEQRRPHILVTGAAGALAQQVIDRLRETCNLVAVDFREQVYLGDDIPSYCIDFNKRSFEDLFRRYKFDGIIHLGRIMSSQLTRMRRYNANVLGTQKLLDLSHKYNIKRMVVLSTFHVYGAVAYNPALIDEEAPLKSAGLSADLIDSVELENLANIYLWRYPDLNITILRPCNIVGPGVRNSISTLLGMERAPVLAGFSPMMQFIHIDDMADAIVLAYNKPQRGIFNVAPEDWVAYQHALKLCGCKRIPIPSIPPILPRLILRTLNLRSFPSYLMHFFKYPVVIDGRAFAREFNFTPKRPLKEIFRFYRENKKPV